In one window of Nicotiana tabacum cultivar K326 chromosome 12, ASM71507v2, whole genome shotgun sequence DNA:
- the LOC107796006 gene encoding uncharacterized protein LOC107796006 translates to MQEWLKITFVAVSSGILVLIMIIIIQRRCCPRKRRDSNSERPQNLQNGISKLHTVSLHHLDRDGTKKTNYYVFKQGTTSAKNVFNWSDHPSLVTDAVENGWSRFAFTTYAPSPSVRSARSLLGSCGVGENGSELEVDMNWEICQGSADFMQKIRFNSGLKKLSKSSNLMSASSVIKTSLPLPGPPLGNSSFPQEAYFEITILPYNQEDRELMGKAKEDNIEKIKLIREDSNSKANSESLVHVTSSQRQNGHKKIQESKDNFRSDFIVLSIGLTNGGSLPPKIPGSYSGSIGFNSNGSVFLDGMKLVYESQREEWGKAEKVIGCGYNPSQKKVFFTVDSLLVHEIRCKSEEFGNPLYPTLAANGDILVLVNLGQSVFRYPPANFQRTPNPCFIGPLANSPVLGYEDSKELFSMGRIDAQWLNRSTTTTRSNNNTVNSLKQVLDYDMESEGDLFEIVLDNNSSSRSPNPL, encoded by the exons ATGCAAGAATGGTTGAAGATTACTTTTGTAGCAGTTTCAAGTGGAATTCTTGTTTTAATTATGATCATAATAATTCAGAGAAGATGTTGTCCCCGAAAACGTAGAGATTCAAATTCAGAAAGACCTCAGAATTTGCAAAATGGGATTTCAAAACTTCACACTGTAAGTCTTCATCATCTTGATCGTGATGGTACAAAGAAaacaaattattatgttttcaaacaaGGGACAACATCGGCTAAGAATGTTTTCAATTGGTCTGATCATCCATCTTTAGTAACTGATGCTGTTGAAAATGGATGGTCAAGATTTGCTTTTACAACCTATGCTCCATCTCCATCCGTTCGATCAGCTAGGTCTCTTTTAGGATCATGTGGTGTAGGTGAAAATGGAAGTGAATTGGAAGTTGATATGAATTGGGAAATTTGTCAAGGTTCAGCTGATTTTATGCAAAAAATTAGATTCAATTCTGGGCTTAAAAAACTAAGCAAAAGTTCTAATTTAATGTCAGCTTCTTCTGTTATCAAAACTTCTTTGCCTTTGCCTGGACCCCCTTTAGGAAATTCATCATTTCCACAAGAAGCTTATTTTGAGATTACAATTTTGCCTTATAATCAAGAAGATCGTGAGCTTATGGGAAAAGCAAAGGAGGATAATAttgagaaaattaagcttattAGAGAGGATTCTAATTCAAAAGCCAATTCAGAATCTTTGGTTCATGTTACAAGTAGTCAAAGGCAAAATGGACATAAAAAAATTCAAGAATCAAAGGACAATTTCAGAAGTGATTTCATTGTGTTATCAATTGGGCTTACAAATGGTGGTTCTCTTCCACCTAAGATTCCAGGCAGCTATTCAGGTTCTATTGGATTTAACTCAAATGGTTCTGTTTTTCTTGATG GAATGAAACTGGTGTATGAATCACAAAGAGAAGAGTGGGGAAAAGCAGAAAAGGTAATTGGTTGTGGGTACAATCCAAGCCAAAAGAAGGTGTTTTTCACAGTGGATTCACTACTAGTACACGAAATCCGTTGCAAATCAGAGGAATTTGGAAATCCATTATATCCAACTTTAGCAGCAAATGGTGACATTTTAGTACTAGTAAATCTTGGACAAAGTGTATTCAGATATCCACCAGCAAATTTTCAAAGGACACCAAATCCTTGCTTCATTGGTCCTTTGGCAAATTCTCCAGTTTTGGGATATGAAGACAGTAAAGAACTTTTTTCAATGGGTAGAATTGATGCTCAGTGGCTTAACAGAAGTACTACTACAACAAGAAGCAATAACAATACTGTCAATAGTTTGAAACAAGTATTAGATTATGATATGGAGTCTGAAGGTgatttatttgaaattgttttggATAATAATAGTTCTTCAAGATCTCCTAACCCTTTGTAG